The Longimicrobiales bacterium genome includes the window CGGGACGACGGCGGTGCCGGTGCCTCCTCCGTCAGAAGTTCCGCCTCAGATCCATGCCGGTGTAGAGGCTCGCGACCTGGTCCGCGTAGCCGTTGAACATGAGCGTGTCACGACGGCGGAACTCACCGATGCGACGCTCCGTGGCCTGGCTCCAGCGCGGGTGATCGACTTCCGGATTCACGTTCGAGTAGAACCCGTACTCGGACGGATTGGACTGCATCCACGTCGATGTGGGCTGGCGCTCGACAAAGCGGATCCTGACGATCGACTTGATGCTCTTGAAGCCATACTTCCAGGGCACGACGAGTCGCAGCGGCGCGCCGTTCTGTTCCGGCAGGTCACGCCCGTACAGGCCTGTGGCCAGCAGGGTCAGCGGATGCATCGCCTCGTCCATGCGCAGCCCCTCCACGTACGGCCAGTCCAGCAGGCTCGTCTTCTGATACGGCATCTGCTCCGGATCGAGCAGCGTGAAGAACTCCACGAACTTCGCCCGCGCGGTCGGCTCGGCCCGCCGGATGACATCGGCGAGCGGGATGCCGCGCCACGGGATGACCATGCTCCAGCCCTCCACGCAGCGCAGGCGGTAAGTCCGATCCTGGATCGCCGATGGCTTGAGGAAGTCCTCGAGTGAGTACACGGCC containing:
- the msrP gene encoding protein-methionine-sulfoxide reductase catalytic subunit MsrP, whose translation is MHIRKPADIPSSEITPESVYLDRRRFLRLGATGAVAASLTPGGLAACTSEDDMAGAEEQEKVTPLKDITSYNNFYEYGTDKSDPAENAPGLLRTSPWSVAVEGHCAKPAVYSLEDFLKPSAIQDRTYRLRCVEGWSMVIPWRGIPLADVIRRAEPTARAKFVEFFTLLDPEQMPYQKTSLLDWPYVEGLRMDEAMHPLTLLATGLYGRDLPEQNGAPLRLVVPWKYGFKSIKSIVRIRFVERQPTSTWMQSNPSEYGFYSNVNPEVDHPRWSQATERRIGEFRRRDTLMFNGYADQVASLYTGMDLRRNF